In a genomic window of Candidatus Tumulicola sp.:
- a CDS encoding HAMP domain-containing sensor histidine kinase yields MASLRSRLITWYITTGALVVLCLAALTAVLGTQMLAYQGHEALLSASRQVPALAAPYAAEHPGDLRGLDTYLDEHLAPLPVVTHTEDRFGAPHRGDRRGPPRGPFNTNIVMRLLMDEVRPMDVSHDDVRTLLFVAPAFYARALEFYAVAMLLVAAVVIVAAWRIAIVVAANSLDPLLSTTAALNRFGDGDFTPASVSANNTIEVSELAHAYNRAVEQITRALDERARASAEMRQFVADAGHQLRTPLTVIMGYLSSMATRTRDETTAVPIGKMLDQSRRMKTLIDELIVLARLEHAAPLKETTFDVRDVAREIPNAFAAEAQRRIGVAVGPAPVLVSAAESEFREALIALTDNAVKYAGGAPITIEVRRVDGWCEITVADRGIGFSGDDIRSGFDRFYRGETSEGTSGTGLGLSIAAKVVERAGGSIELRNRDDGGALCVIRLPIDDRSNPSHT; encoded by the coding sequence TTGGCCTCCCTTCGCAGCCGTCTGATTACGTGGTACATCACCACCGGCGCGCTGGTCGTTCTGTGTCTCGCCGCCCTAACGGCCGTTCTCGGCACGCAAATGCTGGCGTATCAGGGTCACGAAGCGTTGCTTTCGGCGTCCCGGCAAGTGCCGGCACTGGCGGCTCCATACGCCGCGGAACATCCCGGCGATCTCCGTGGCCTCGATACCTATCTCGACGAGCATCTTGCCCCGTTGCCGGTCGTCACACACACCGAAGATCGATTCGGCGCGCCGCATCGAGGCGACCGCCGCGGTCCGCCGCGGGGCCCGTTCAACACCAATATCGTCATGCGTTTGTTGATGGACGAAGTTCGTCCTATGGACGTCTCGCACGACGACGTACGCACGCTGCTCTTCGTCGCCCCGGCCTTTTATGCGCGGGCGCTCGAGTTCTATGCCGTCGCAATGCTGTTGGTGGCAGCCGTCGTCATCGTTGCGGCATGGCGGATTGCAATCGTCGTGGCCGCCAATTCGCTCGATCCGCTATTAAGCACGACGGCCGCGCTCAATCGCTTCGGCGACGGCGATTTTACCCCGGCTAGCGTTTCGGCCAACAACACGATCGAAGTCAGCGAGCTGGCACACGCGTATAATCGAGCGGTCGAACAAATTACGCGAGCGCTCGACGAGCGGGCTCGCGCCAGTGCGGAGATGCGACAGTTCGTTGCGGATGCCGGACATCAGCTGCGAACCCCGCTCACCGTAATTATGGGGTATCTCAGCTCGATGGCGACGCGCACGAGGGACGAAACGACCGCGGTTCCGATCGGGAAGATGCTCGATCAAAGCCGCCGGATGAAGACGCTGATCGACGAGCTGATTGTGTTGGCGCGGCTCGAACACGCGGCGCCGCTCAAAGAAACGACCTTCGACGTGCGCGACGTTGCGCGCGAGATTCCAAACGCATTTGCCGCTGAAGCGCAACGGCGCATCGGCGTCGCCGTCGGACCGGCTCCGGTGTTGGTGAGCGCGGCGGAAAGCGAGTTCCGCGAAGCGCTGATTGCGCTCACCGATAACGCCGTGAAATATGCCGGAGGAGCGCCGATTACGATCGAGGTGCGCCGCGTCGATGGCTGGTGCGAAATCACGGTCGCCGATCGCGGCATCGGGTTTTCGGGTGACGACATACGTTCGGGATTCGACCGGTTTTATCGCGGCGAAACGTCGGAGGGAACCAGCGGAACGGGTCTCGGTTTATCGATTGCGGCCAAAGTGGTCGAGCGTGCCGGCGGATCGATCGAGCTTCGCAATCGCGATGACGGCGGCGCGCTGTGCGTTATTCGGTTGCCGATTGACGATCGCTCAAACCCATCGCATACGTAA
- a CDS encoding ABC transporter ATP-binding protein, with protein sequence MASSDAAIDSSSLTKAYARNGPLAVADLTLRVEAGCVFGFLGPNGAGKTTVLKMLLGLTTPSSGRASLFGTPIGIPASRRGVGYLPELFRYPAWLSARETLALQASLANVVRSVRDAEIERVLALVGLGNAGNRRVGTFSKGMQQRLGLGVALLGNPRLVFLDEPTSALDPVGRADVRDIVGTLRDAGTTVFINSHLLTEVERICDRVAFFRNGNIIAEGSIADVVRAPSGVSIRTDGADDAIVARALRPFGNAEFVSGEIRLAELDSERVPDVVAALVSAGIRVRDVRSTTYSLEERFLELMSSAC encoded by the coding sequence ATGGCATCGAGTGACGCTGCGATCGATTCGTCGTCATTAACGAAAGCCTACGCGCGTAACGGTCCGCTCGCGGTTGCCGATCTAACCCTGCGAGTCGAAGCAGGATGCGTCTTTGGATTTCTCGGTCCGAACGGCGCAGGCAAGACGACCGTTCTCAAGATGCTCCTGGGACTCACCACGCCGTCATCTGGACGGGCGTCGCTTTTCGGTACGCCTATTGGAATTCCGGCGTCGCGGCGCGGCGTGGGCTACTTACCGGAGCTATTCCGCTATCCCGCGTGGCTGAGCGCTCGCGAAACGTTAGCCTTGCAAGCATCGCTGGCGAACGTCGTCCGCTCCGTTCGAGACGCCGAGATCGAACGGGTTCTCGCCCTCGTGGGCCTGGGCAACGCCGGAAACCGGCGCGTCGGAACGTTTTCAAAGGGCATGCAACAGCGGCTCGGTCTGGGTGTCGCACTATTAGGAAACCCCCGGCTCGTCTTTTTGGACGAGCCGACGTCTGCGCTGGATCCGGTGGGGCGCGCCGACGTTCGCGACATCGTAGGAACGCTGCGCGATGCGGGAACGACCGTTTTCATCAACTCGCATTTGCTCACCGAAGTCGAGCGCATCTGCGACCGCGTCGCGTTCTTTCGCAACGGGAACATCATCGCGGAGGGGTCGATCGCCGATGTCGTCCGGGCACCAAGCGGCGTGAGCATCCGCACCGACGGTGCCGACGATGCGATCGTCGCCCGCGCGCTTCGTCCTTTCGGAAACGCCGAATTCGTCTCGGGCGAAATCCGCCTTGCAGAACTCGATTCCGAACGAGTTCCCGATGTCGTCGCAGCGCTGGTATCTGCCGGCATCCGCGTGCGCGATGTTCGCTCCACAACCTACTCGCTGGAAGAGCGCTTCCTCGAACTGATGTCGTCCGCATGTTAA
- a CDS encoding YihY/virulence factor BrkB family protein, translated as MLGVLKSVAIEFGRDKIMRLASSIAFGAIFSIAPLLIVVIGVAGWLLGINNGGHGNHLAENAILDQVNRAAGPGAADTVRQMIAAAFNKPRQSVIAQIVGWVTFALGAAALFGALQDSLNSIWQIESTKGGWKQMVRGRTASFLMILVVIFLLLGTFAANASIAFATTHFSNPLGSAANAAVVATSNLVVTFILLTLAFAAIYKVLPDVSIGWRGVWIGALVTALLFLLGEALIALYLSRAAVASAYGAAGSLLAMLLWIYYSSIVLLVGAEFTKVAARRVRTFAPSTVRKLTEHPAGIDPRSA; from the coding sequence ATGCTCGGAGTGCTCAAGAGCGTCGCGATCGAATTCGGCCGCGACAAGATTATGCGGTTGGCATCATCCATTGCCTTTGGGGCGATCTTTTCTATTGCGCCGTTGCTCATCGTCGTCATCGGCGTCGCCGGCTGGCTTCTCGGAATCAATAACGGCGGCCATGGCAATCATCTCGCGGAAAACGCGATTCTCGATCAAGTGAATCGCGCCGCCGGTCCGGGCGCGGCGGACACGGTTCGCCAGATGATTGCGGCAGCGTTCAATAAACCGCGTCAAAGCGTCATCGCGCAGATCGTCGGATGGGTGACCTTCGCACTCGGCGCCGCCGCACTATTCGGTGCGCTCCAAGATTCGCTCAATTCCATCTGGCAGATAGAATCCACCAAGGGCGGGTGGAAACAGATGGTCCGTGGTCGCACTGCCTCGTTCCTGATGATTCTGGTCGTCATCTTTCTTCTATTGGGAACGTTTGCGGCGAATGCGTCGATTGCGTTTGCCACAACACACTTTTCGAACCCACTCGGCTCCGCGGCGAACGCCGCGGTGGTCGCGACCAGCAACCTAGTCGTTACGTTCATTTTGTTGACGCTCGCTTTTGCAGCCATCTACAAAGTGCTGCCGGACGTCAGCATCGGGTGGCGCGGCGTGTGGATCGGCGCCCTCGTAACTGCGCTCCTCTTTCTGCTGGGCGAAGCGTTAATCGCGCTGTATTTATCGCGCGCAGCGGTGGCATCTGCGTACGGAGCCGCAGGATCGCTGTTAGCGATGCTCCTTTGGATATACTATTCGTCCATCGTGCTACTGGTGGGTGCCGAGTTCACCAAAGTGGCCGCCCGACGCGTGCGGACGTTCGCCCCGAGCACCGTGCGCAAGCTGACCGAACACCCGGCTGGAATAGATCCTCGTTCTGCGTAG
- a CDS encoding multicopper oxidase domain-containing protein, translating to MYDVRRALFAACACAALAACNNSASGAMPALQAARMQGARASGVIDLPEPPVVRAIHGVARAALTAQINPATGQPEFVYDGMGGVAPTFDIVPGQTIEVDVTDNLPSVPPPARIGLDDGMGRNGTADDMNLHFHGLTVSPKPPGDDVLDMLAEPGQSLHYEVHVPRNQQPGLYWYHPHVHGFTSFQVGQAGMSGAIVIEGLERHYRGLASLKHRVMIVRATGLGGDEMSLAPGLGGDAIPDSGSNTHPCGTKDGLTVSINGIPQPNIVMAPGERQFFRVVNATGHKTLKLAVDGGTLEVLAIDGYALDTYPGNPPIQRVPSVIIPPAARAEFIVTGPASGSAKFRTLCFDTGPDGDPDPALVLANIVAPEGVIAAGRSRDVSAAHTLLPNAFEASLPPPAARRTVVLSENAKHFLINGKVYKMHAPPMFVVHVGTVEEWHVLNVSREVHDFHIHQTHFLVERIDGVVQQHPIWRDSVVVPHERGKAGAGAVTLLMDFRDPIIRGEFVFHCHILDHEDAGMMANIRAI from the coding sequence ATGTACGATGTTCGGCGCGCGCTGTTTGCCGCATGTGCGTGCGCGGCGTTAGCCGCCTGCAATAATTCGGCTTCCGGAGCGATGCCGGCGTTGCAAGCCGCTCGGATGCAAGGCGCGCGCGCAAGCGGCGTCATCGATCTTCCAGAGCCGCCGGTCGTTCGAGCGATTCACGGCGTCGCGCGCGCAGCGCTGACGGCGCAAATCAATCCGGCGACGGGCCAGCCCGAGTTCGTGTACGACGGAATGGGCGGCGTCGCACCGACCTTCGACATCGTGCCGGGACAAACGATCGAGGTCGACGTCACCGATAATTTGCCGAGCGTTCCGCCGCCTGCACGCATCGGGCTCGATGACGGCATGGGAAGAAACGGAACCGCCGACGACATGAACCTGCACTTCCACGGCTTGACGGTTTCGCCCAAGCCTCCGGGAGACGACGTGCTCGATATGCTGGCGGAACCGGGGCAATCCTTGCACTATGAAGTGCACGTTCCAAGAAATCAGCAACCCGGATTGTACTGGTATCATCCGCACGTTCACGGTTTTACGAGCTTCCAAGTCGGTCAAGCCGGGATGTCGGGCGCGATCGTCATCGAGGGTCTCGAGCGGCACTATCGTGGTCTGGCGTCGTTGAAACACCGCGTCATGATCGTGCGCGCGACCGGACTCGGGGGCGACGAGATGTCGTTGGCCCCCGGACTGGGGGGCGACGCCATACCGGATTCCGGCTCGAATACACATCCGTGCGGAACGAAGGACGGCCTGACCGTTTCTATCAACGGCATACCGCAACCAAATATCGTGATGGCGCCCGGCGAGCGGCAGTTTTTCCGGGTCGTTAACGCTACCGGCCACAAGACGCTCAAACTCGCGGTCGACGGCGGCACGTTAGAAGTGTTGGCGATCGACGGCTACGCCCTCGATACGTATCCGGGCAATCCGCCCATTCAACGAGTCCCCTCGGTCATTATTCCGCCGGCCGCTCGTGCGGAGTTCATCGTGACCGGCCCAGCATCGGGCAGCGCAAAATTTCGGACCCTATGTTTCGACACGGGACCGGACGGCGATCCCGACCCGGCCCTCGTCTTAGCGAATATCGTCGCCCCCGAGGGCGTTATCGCTGCCGGGCGCTCGCGCGACGTGAGCGCAGCCCATACGTTGCTGCCGAACGCGTTCGAGGCATCCTTGCCTCCGCCGGCTGCGCGCCGCACCGTCGTGCTTAGTGAAAACGCCAAACATTTTTTGATCAACGGTAAGGTATACAAGATGCATGCGCCACCGATGTTCGTGGTGCACGTCGGAACGGTCGAGGAATGGCACGTGCTCAACGTGAGCCGCGAAGTCCACGATTTTCATATTCATCAGACGCATTTCTTGGTCGAACGCATCGACGGCGTCGTGCAGCAACATCCGATTTGGCGCGACAGCGTCGTCGTGCCGCACGAACGCGGCAAAGCCGGCGCAGGCGCCGTCACGTTGCTGATGGACTTTCGCGACCCGATTATCCGCGGTGAATTCGTGTTCCACTGTCACATATTGGATCATGAAGACGCCGGTATGATGGCAAACATTCGAGCGATCTAA
- a CDS encoding cytochrome c: MKWPIAAILGGILAGALLTIVVELLLAYIVVRSGALPANADARPPGLERWIARTSLRAAIQREAPKGDNPVQPTGANLGAGMKTYVVNCSVCHGVADGNATNLAAGLYQRPPQFAAHGVEDDPPGVTYWKVYHGIRLTGMPSYSATLTDNEIWQVTAFLSNMDQLPAVVEAQWKKAQTPK, from the coding sequence ATGAAGTGGCCAATCGCTGCAATTCTCGGCGGCATCTTGGCCGGCGCACTGCTCACCATCGTCGTCGAATTGTTGCTCGCCTATATCGTCGTTCGCTCGGGCGCGCTGCCGGCCAACGCCGATGCTCGGCCTCCGGGCTTGGAGCGCTGGATCGCACGGACGTCGCTGCGCGCAGCCATCCAACGCGAGGCGCCCAAAGGCGACAATCCCGTGCAACCGACCGGCGCCAATCTCGGCGCCGGCATGAAGACATACGTCGTAAACTGCTCTGTCTGCCATGGTGTGGCCGACGGAAACGCTACCAACCTCGCGGCAGGTCTGTACCAACGCCCACCGCAGTTCGCCGCGCACGGCGTTGAGGACGACCCGCCCGGCGTGACGTATTGGAAGGTGTATCACGGTATTCGGCTTACCGGAATGCCGTCGTATTCAGCGACCTTAACGGACAATGAAATCTGGCAAGTGACCGCGTTTCTCTCGAATATGGACCAGCTTCCGGCTGTAGTCGAGGCGCAGTGGAAGAAAGCGCAAACACCCAAATAA
- a CDS encoding beta-galactosidase, with the protein MPHHTVVYDQRGLNIDGRATPISAAQFHYWQLPAPALWPDMFRRIRADGYNAVATDLYWGYHSSRPGAYDFSGIRDLDVLFDDAAREQLYVVVRSGPYIDGDANASGLPGWMLSHAAARSVLRKRYVLESREWFQHIDPIVARHQLTDGRGTIVLDQIDDRAESRAHLQRQARHDGVTVPFGSLVFVDPYAGMPWGWTSTPSSRGSYVAPADTNVATGDVRLPEITGWRTHADDDETEAAFNDRAWPQLLLNRAFDSDDGSVTGAPVARGASNRFFGVDDYGFHHGAVWYRGHFVASGRERAFASAGIAGRSGAWGVWLNGSYLGNTIASSDGITRSTFPIVATQLRPGRDNLLSVLFENAGHETDPNRDSSGTLPRGMLQAALSPHATSIAWQILGNGEYNVDPERGPLDAGGLAGEIAGWQNPSFSDRSWRTTKLPASTIRPGVVWYRTRARIDVPLPSGTLLALRIQDLSYRDYRASIFFNGWLVAHVTGAAGPVQIVPLPAGIASNPGENTIAIAVWNLSGKKGLGRISLTTLRAFDKAHVPLPDLPVVESRDGVARLQLTARSGRLGAPRLGGLGTVAPTIRLRAGDAIDIELHNELPRSSQTANAVNLHFHGLNVTPNKPGDDVLMSLARPGGRLHYRFVVPASQPPGLYWYHPHSHGETYWQVTSGMSGAIVVGGLSERIPQLRGMRQRIAIARDVQNRPDILSSPWYARRTTPKGAGIDPDGAPGPNESCLPEPAMHLTLNDVATPYVTIANGERQLFRIVNASAGRVLDLAVDNERIGVVGVDGYPVAAYPGNSDVVWMTHAVVPPAGRLEFIVTGQRSPVMLQTRCYDSGSGGDRDPAAVLAVLTPATTPLATASALDANRVEPQTRTTTISVQAPARKRIIHLTEDANGFYIDGRAFSMHGQPAIVAHAGTLEEWTFVNDTDEVHDMHVHQVHFVVESIDGKASYPRFWRDTVLVSPRHRTSGRIVSGTARVLVDFRNAEIRGTFVVHCHMLDHEDGGMMALVRVI; encoded by the coding sequence GTGCCGCACCACACGGTCGTCTACGACCAACGCGGCCTGAACATCGACGGGCGGGCGACGCCGATTTCGGCGGCACAATTTCACTATTGGCAATTGCCGGCGCCGGCGCTGTGGCCCGACATGTTCCGGCGCATTCGCGCAGATGGGTACAACGCCGTCGCGACGGATCTGTACTGGGGATATCACTCCTCGAGGCCCGGGGCGTACGATTTTTCGGGAATCCGCGATCTCGACGTCCTGTTTGACGACGCCGCACGCGAGCAGTTGTACGTCGTCGTGCGATCCGGGCCGTACATCGATGGCGATGCCAACGCGAGCGGCCTCCCCGGTTGGATGCTCTCGCACGCCGCGGCGCGCTCGGTCTTGCGCAAGCGCTATGTGCTCGAGTCCCGCGAATGGTTCCAACACATCGACCCGATCGTCGCTCGGCACCAGTTGACGGACGGCCGTGGCACCATCGTTCTCGATCAAATCGACGACCGCGCCGAGTCTCGGGCGCACCTCCAGCGGCAGGCAAGGCATGACGGCGTTACGGTGCCGTTCGGTTCGCTCGTTTTCGTCGATCCGTACGCCGGAATGCCATGGGGATGGACGAGTACTCCCAGCAGCCGCGGTTCGTACGTTGCGCCGGCGGACACGAACGTCGCGACCGGCGACGTACGTCTGCCTGAGATAACCGGTTGGCGTACGCATGCCGACGACGACGAAACCGAAGCCGCTTTCAACGACCGCGCGTGGCCGCAGCTCTTACTAAACCGTGCATTCGACAGCGATGACGGCTCGGTGACCGGCGCGCCGGTCGCTCGCGGCGCGTCGAACCGTTTTTTTGGTGTCGACGACTACGGCTTCCATCACGGGGCCGTGTGGTATCGCGGCCACTTCGTTGCTTCGGGTCGCGAGCGAGCGTTTGCATCGGCGGGCATTGCCGGCCGTAGCGGCGCGTGGGGCGTCTGGTTGAACGGCTCCTACCTCGGCAACACGATCGCTTCGTCCGACGGCATCACGCGCTCGACGTTCCCAATCGTCGCGACGCAACTGCGCCCAGGACGGGACAACCTTCTATCGGTGTTGTTTGAAAACGCCGGACACGAGACCGATCCCAATCGCGATAGCTCGGGCACCCTGCCGCGCGGCATGCTGCAAGCTGCACTTTCTCCCCATGCGACATCGATCGCGTGGCAGATTCTCGGCAACGGCGAATACAACGTCGATCCGGAACGCGGCCCGCTCGATGCAGGGGGCCTCGCCGGCGAGATCGCCGGTTGGCAGAACCCTTCGTTTTCCGACCGATCGTGGCGTACGACAAAGCTGCCCGCATCCACCATTCGTCCGGGTGTGGTGTGGTACAGAACGAGGGCCCGAATCGACGTACCACTACCCTCTGGCACGCTGCTTGCCTTACGCATCCAAGACTTGTCGTACCGAGACTATCGCGCGTCGATTTTTTTCAACGGCTGGCTGGTGGCGCACGTCACCGGAGCGGCTGGGCCAGTGCAGATCGTACCGCTACCGGCCGGCATCGCGTCGAATCCGGGAGAGAATACGATCGCGATTGCCGTTTGGAACCTTTCCGGAAAGAAAGGTCTCGGCCGCATCTCGTTGACGACGCTGCGCGCCTTCGACAAAGCGCACGTTCCGTTGCCGGATCTGCCCGTGGTCGAATCGCGCGACGGCGTTGCGCGATTACAGTTGACGGCGCGAAGCGGCCGTCTCGGCGCGCCGCGCCTGGGCGGGCTCGGAACCGTCGCCCCGACGATCCGTCTACGAGCCGGCGATGCGATCGATATCGAACTGCACAACGAACTGCCACGCTCCAGCCAAACCGCCAACGCGGTCAATCTGCATTTCCACGGCCTCAACGTTACGCCAAACAAACCGGGCGACGACGTTCTGATGTCGTTGGCAAGGCCGGGCGGCCGCCTGCATTACCGATTCGTCGTCCCGGCATCGCAACCGCCCGGCCTCTACTGGTATCACCCGCACTCGCACGGCGAAACGTATTGGCAAGTGACGAGCGGCATGTCGGGTGCCATCGTCGTCGGCGGACTCAGCGAACGCATTCCACAACTGCGCGGCATGCGGCAACGCATCGCGATCGCACGCGACGTCCAGAATCGCCCCGACATCCTGTCGAGCCCGTGGTACGCGCGCAGAACGACGCCGAAGGGCGCTGGGATCGATCCGGACGGTGCGCCCGGGCCGAACGAATCGTGTTTGCCCGAGCCCGCGATGCATCTCACGCTCAACGACGTCGCGACGCCGTACGTAACGATCGCGAACGGAGAGCGCCAACTCTTTCGCATCGTTAATGCCTCGGCCGGACGAGTGCTCGACCTCGCGGTCGATAACGAACGCATCGGCGTCGTTGGGGTCGACGGTTACCCGGTGGCGGCCTATCCCGGAAATTCCGACGTCGTGTGGATGACGCACGCCGTCGTGCCGCCGGCCGGACGTCTCGAGTTTATCGTTACGGGCCAGCGATCACCGGTCATGCTGCAAACGCGCTGTTACGACAGCGGGTCCGGGGGCGATCGCGATCCGGCCGCCGTGCTCGCGGTGTTGACTCCGGCAACCACACCTTTGGCAACGGCGTCAGCGCTCGACGCCAATCGTGTCGAGCCGCAAACCCGTACGACCACCATCTCCGTCCAAGCACCCGCACGAAAACGCATCATCCACTTGACCGAGGACGCGAACGGCTTCTACATCGATGGTCGCGCCTTCTCGATGCATGGCCAACCAGCGATCGTCGCGCACGCCGGCACGTTAGAGGAGTGGACGTTCGTCAACGACACCGATGAGGTCCACGACATGCACGTCCACCAAGTGCACTTCGTCGTCGAATCGATCGACGGAAAGGCGTCGTATCCTCGCTTTTGGCGCGATACCGTGTTGGTTTCGCCGCGCCATCGAACGAGCGGCAGAATCGTTTCGGGTACGGCGCGCGTTCTGGTCGACTTCCGTAATGCGGAGATCCGCGGCACGTTCGTGGTCCACTGCCATATGCTGGATCACGAAGACGGCGGCATGATGGCGCTCGTTCGGGTCATCTGA
- a CDS encoding ABC transporter permease, translated as MRRKFVPAAAILTAAATLLSVWGFWSLAHLHTAAGRPISFVEMRSTTAVLVIFGGFLFSFVLAFGAAVLAAPALSTDLESGLLLPILARPIPRQLVVVSKIAGLAIVLGIYAAVASVLELCAVYVTTGYIPPNPPAAILALWGVSAVVLSLTMALSVRLPALASSLVAVMGFGVAWMVGIVAAFANAYHNATLERVGVISQLLLPTDAMWRLAAYQLEPVAMLGRNGGFGPLGPFSVASPPPPAMAWWTVAWCAGIIGLACWMFARRDA; from the coding sequence GTGCGTCGAAAATTCGTGCCGGCGGCGGCCATTCTTACGGCCGCCGCGACGCTCTTAAGCGTCTGGGGCTTTTGGAGTTTGGCACATCTTCATACCGCCGCCGGGCGACCGATCTCGTTCGTCGAGATGCGTTCGACCACCGCGGTGCTGGTTATTTTCGGCGGATTCTTATTCAGTTTCGTGCTTGCATTTGGAGCGGCCGTTCTCGCGGCGCCCGCACTCTCGACCGATCTCGAATCGGGCCTACTGCTACCCATCCTCGCGCGTCCCATTCCGCGCCAACTCGTCGTCGTGTCGAAAATCGCCGGGCTGGCAATCGTGTTAGGGATCTATGCGGCCGTTGCAAGCGTGTTGGAACTCTGTGCGGTGTACGTGACCACCGGCTACATACCGCCGAATCCACCGGCGGCAATCCTCGCGTTGTGGGGCGTTTCTGCGGTCGTTTTGTCGCTTACGATGGCGCTCAGCGTTCGCTTGCCGGCACTCGCCAGCAGTTTGGTGGCGGTGATGGGATTCGGCGTCGCGTGGATGGTCGGAATCGTTGCCGCATTCGCGAACGCATATCACAATGCGACCCTCGAACGTGTGGGCGTGATCTCGCAGTTGCTGCTTCCGACCGACGCGATGTGGCGGCTGGCAGCCTATCAGTTAGAACCGGTTGCGATGCTCGGACGCAATGGGGGATTCGGACCGCTCGGGCCGTTCTCAGTCGCATCGCCGCCACCGCCGGCGATGGCATGGTGGACGGTCGCGTGGTGCGCCGGCATCATTGGTCTCGCTTGCTGGATGTTCGCGCGGCGCGACGCATGA
- a CDS encoding response regulator transcription factor — protein sequence MDARGARIVVVDDEEDIRCLLSSELELAGFEVRTARDGPAGLALTREWEPALILLDVMMPKIDGVSILPRFRALTQAPIFILSAKGDTGDKVLGLERGADQYLAKPFETPELIARIRSALRRPQLDQPDILTFNDLEMNRNRRTIARGGRDIVLTTREFSLLETFMREPRRVFSKDDLIDRVWGFDSDVSQNNVETFIRYLRIKLNAAGEDEPLIVTLRGAGYTLRS from the coding sequence ATGGACGCACGCGGAGCTCGCATCGTCGTCGTCGACGATGAGGAAGATATCAGATGTCTTCTCAGTTCCGAGCTGGAGCTGGCCGGCTTCGAAGTGCGCACTGCCCGAGACGGCCCCGCCGGCCTAGCGCTGACGCGCGAGTGGGAACCGGCGTTGATTCTGCTCGACGTCATGATGCCGAAAATCGACGGCGTGAGCATTCTTCCGCGATTTCGCGCGCTTACCCAAGCGCCAATCTTTATTTTGAGTGCCAAAGGCGACACGGGCGATAAAGTGCTCGGCTTGGAACGCGGCGCCGACCAGTATCTCGCCAAACCGTTTGAAACGCCGGAGTTGATCGCGCGAATCCGTTCGGCGCTACGCCGGCCGCAACTCGATCAGCCGGACATCCTCACCTTTAACGATCTCGAGATGAATCGCAACCGGCGCACCATCGCACGCGGCGGGCGCGACATCGTGTTGACCACGCGCGAGTTCTCGCTGCTCGAAACGTTTATGCGCGAGCCACGCCGCGTGTTCAGCAAAGACGATTTGATCGATCGCGTTTGGGGTTTCGATTCCGATGTCTCGCAAAATAACGTGGAAACGTTCATCCGCTATCTGCGCATCAAGTTGAATGCGGCCGGAGAAGACGAGCCGCTGATCGTCACGCTGCGCGGAGCCGGCTACACGCTGCGTTCGTAA
- a CDS encoding sigma-70 family RNA polymerase sigma factor: MIAATVAQTDSFEDGFLRQYADVVRCAYRVLGDRVDAEDVAQDVFMRFIGRRLPEPSVLRLATVRMALNALRSRKRRLARELAEYRTALPSASDSRSIDPFAIVDAQSRTVLVRAALVQLRPRDAELLLLRYSGADYRDLAQTLHIDGAQVGMRLARAERAFRKEIDRVAIR; this comes from the coding sequence ATGATCGCCGCAACCGTGGCGCAAACCGATTCGTTCGAAGACGGCTTCCTGCGCCAGTATGCGGACGTCGTGCGTTGCGCATACCGCGTTCTCGGCGACCGCGTCGATGCCGAAGACGTCGCCCAAGATGTTTTCATGCGGTTTATTGGCCGGCGCCTTCCCGAACCGTCCGTACTGCGCCTCGCGACCGTTCGAATGGCGCTCAACGCGCTACGTTCGCGCAAACGGCGTCTCGCCCGCGAGCTGGCCGAGTACCGCACGGCCCTACCGTCCGCATCGGATTCGCGTTCGATCGATCCGTTTGCGATCGTCGACGCGCAATCGCGAACGGTGCTGGTACGCGCCGCGCTCGTCCAGTTGCGCCCTCGCGATGCCGAGTTGCTCTTGCTTCGTTACAGTGGAGCCGATTATCGCGATCTCGCGCAAACGCTGCACATCGACGGCGCGCAGGTCGGCATGCGACTCGCCCGGGCCGAGCGTGCGTTCAGAAAGGAAATCGACCGTGTCGCAATTCGATAA